Proteins encoded in a region of the Rhizobium sp. CC-YZS058 genome:
- a CDS encoding phosphatidylserine decarboxylase, giving the protein MSLISSVRNTLVPIHKAGYPFIAVFFVVSLLLGLLWEPLMWVGFLLTAWCAYFFRDPIRITPLDDDLVISPADGRVSSIARIVPPVELDLGIEPMLRISVFMNVFNCHVNRAPMRGSITKIAYRAGQFVNAELDKASSENERNGLVIETAHGAIGVVQIAGLVARRIICWAQPGEIVDAGQRFGLIRFGSRLDVFLPAGAEPRVSLGQLAIAGETVLAEFSSDKGPTVSRRG; this is encoded by the coding sequence ATGAGCCTGATTTCATCTGTCCGCAACACGCTGGTGCCGATCCACAAGGCGGGCTATCCCTTCATCGCCGTTTTCTTCGTCGTCTCGCTGCTGCTCGGGCTGCTGTGGGAGCCGCTGATGTGGGTCGGCTTCCTGCTGACCGCCTGGTGCGCCTATTTCTTCCGGGATCCGATCCGCATCACGCCGCTCGACGATGATCTGGTCATCAGCCCGGCCGATGGTCGCGTCTCCTCGATCGCGCGCATCGTGCCACCGGTCGAGCTCGACCTCGGGATCGAGCCGATGCTGCGCATCTCGGTCTTCATGAATGTCTTCAACTGCCACGTGAACCGCGCGCCGATGCGCGGCTCGATTACCAAGATCGCCTACCGCGCCGGCCAGTTCGTCAATGCCGAGCTCGACAAGGCCAGCAGCGAGAACGAGCGCAACGGCCTGGTGATCGAAACGGCGCATGGCGCGATCGGCGTCGTGCAGATCGCCGGACTGGTGGCGCGCCGCATCATCTGCTGGGCGCAGCCGGGCGAGATCGTCGATGCCGGCCAGCGCTTCGGCCTCATCCGCTTCGGCTCGCGGCTGGATGTCTTCCTGCCGGCCGGCGCCGAGCCACGGGTCAGCCTCGGCCAGCTGGCGATTGCCGGTGAAACGGTGCTTGCCGAGTTTTCAAGCGACAAGGGCCCGACCGTCAGCCGCCGCGGCTGA
- the pssA gene encoding CDP-diacylglycerol--serine O-phosphatidyltransferase, protein METPFPHYEPNGPNDEARGPRLRDIPVRLLVPNMITVLAICAGLSGVRLAFEGRFELAVAMVLIAAFLDGIDGRVARLMKATSKFGVQMDSLADIVNFGVAPALVSFAYVLDEARSVGWIAALLYVIAAGLRLARFNVMAERDVKAKWQSEYFVGVPAPAGAMLVLLPVYLGLIGVEMGRTLAFFASAYTVLIAFLLVSRLPVWSGKSENRVRRDLVLPVILAVVIYVATLMSFTWETMVITAVAYLATLPFGAWAWEKKYGGKWPEHPEEVREDGLPVERH, encoded by the coding sequence ATGGAAACGCCGTTCCCCCATTACGAGCCGAACGGCCCGAATGACGAGGCGCGCGGTCCGCGGCTGAGGGACATCCCGGTCCGGCTGCTGGTGCCGAACATGATCACCGTGCTGGCGATCTGCGCCGGCTTGTCCGGTGTTCGTCTCGCCTTCGAAGGCCGCTTCGAACTCGCCGTCGCCATGGTCCTGATCGCTGCGTTCCTGGACGGGATCGATGGGCGGGTGGCGCGGCTGATGAAGGCCACCTCAAAGTTCGGCGTGCAGATGGATTCGCTTGCCGACATCGTCAATTTCGGCGTTGCCCCGGCGCTCGTCTCCTTCGCCTATGTGCTGGACGAAGCGCGCTCGGTCGGCTGGATCGCCGCGCTGCTTTACGTGATTGCCGCTGGCCTCCGTCTCGCCCGCTTCAACGTCATGGCGGAGCGCGACGTGAAGGCGAAGTGGCAATCGGAATACTTCGTTGGGGTTCCGGCGCCGGCCGGCGCCATGCTCGTTCTGCTGCCGGTCTATCTGGGCCTGATCGGCGTGGAGATGGGCCGCACGCTCGCCTTCTTCGCCTCTGCCTATACCGTGCTCATCGCCTTCCTGCTCGTCAGCCGGCTGCCTGTCTGGTCCGGCAAGTCGGAAAACCGCGTTCGCCGCGACCTCGTGCTCCCGGTCATCCTGGCCGTCGTCATCTATGTCGCGACGCTGATGAGCTTCACCTGGGAAACCATGGTCATCACCGCCGTCGCCTACCTCGCCACGCTCCCCTTCGGTGCCTGGGCCTGGGAGAAGAAATATGGCGGTAAGTGGCCGGAGCACCCGGAAGAAGTCCGCGAAGACGGGCTGCCGGTAGAGCGGCACTAG
- the purF gene encoding amidophosphoribosyltransferase: MTELRAQTERAREIHDEQDGDTLHEECGVFGILGHEDAATLTALGLHALQHRGQEAAGIVTFDGRQFYTEKRMGLVGDHYTDPATLAKLPGYIGIGHTRYSTTGEVALRNVQPLFAELEVGGIAIAHNGNLTNGLTLRRQLIADGAICQSTSDTEVVLHLIARSKHSGSGERFVDAIGQVEGGYSMLAITRTKLIAARDPFGIRPLVMGELDGKPIFASETCALDIIGAKFVRDVENGEVVICEIQPDGSISIESRKAAKPLPERLCLFEYVYFARPDSVVGGRNVYVARKNMGINLAREAPVEADVVVPVPDGGTPAAIGFAQESGIPFELGIIRNHYVGRTFIEPTQQIRAFGVKLKHSANRAMIEGKRVVLIDDSIVRGTTSVKIVQMIREAGAREVHIRVASPMIYHPDFYGIDTPDADKLLANQHEDLASMCAYIGADSLQFLSIDGLYRAVGGEPRNAQAPQFTDHYFTGDYPTRLLDREGAGNVRKLAVMASNG, encoded by the coding sequence ATGACCGAGCTGAGAGCCCAGACCGAGAGGGCCCGAGAGATCCATGATGAACAGGACGGCGATACGCTGCATGAGGAATGCGGCGTGTTCGGCATTCTCGGCCATGAGGATGCCGCGACGCTGACGGCCCTCGGCCTGCATGCGCTCCAGCATCGCGGACAGGAAGCGGCCGGTATCGTGACCTTTGACGGGCGGCAGTTCTACACGGAAAAGCGCATGGGCCTCGTCGGCGACCACTATACGGACCCGGCCACCCTCGCCAAGCTGCCCGGCTATATCGGCATCGGCCATACCCGCTACTCCACCACCGGCGAAGTCGCGCTGCGCAACGTCCAGCCGCTGTTTGCGGAGCTCGAGGTCGGCGGCATCGCCATTGCGCACAATGGCAACCTTACCAATGGCCTCACCCTGCGCCGCCAGCTGATCGCCGATGGCGCCATCTGCCAGTCGACCTCGGATACGGAGGTCGTGCTGCACCTGATCGCCCGGTCCAAGCATTCGGGCTCCGGCGAGCGTTTCGTCGATGCGATCGGCCAGGTGGAAGGCGGCTATTCCATGCTCGCGATCACCCGCACCAAGCTGATCGCCGCCCGCGATCCCTTCGGCATCCGCCCGCTTGTCATGGGCGAGCTTGACGGCAAGCCGATCTTCGCGTCGGAGACCTGCGCGCTCGACATCATCGGCGCCAAGTTCGTTCGCGATGTCGAGAATGGCGAGGTCGTGATCTGCGAGATCCAGCCGGACGGATCGATTTCGATCGAGTCCCGCAAGGCGGCAAAGCCCCTGCCCGAGCGGCTCTGCCTGTTCGAATATGTCTATTTCGCGCGGCCGGATTCGGTCGTTGGCGGGCGCAATGTCTATGTGGCGCGCAAGAACATGGGCATCAATCTTGCCCGCGAGGCGCCCGTCGAGGCCGATGTGGTGGTGCCCGTGCCGGATGGCGGCACGCCGGCGGCAATCGGCTTCGCGCAGGAAAGCGGCATTCCCTTCGAGCTCGGCATCATCCGCAATCACTATGTCGGCCGCACCTTCATCGAGCCGACCCAGCAGATCCGCGCCTTCGGCGTCAAGCTCAAGCATTCGGCCAACCGGGCGATGATCGAGGGCAAGCGCGTGGTGCTGATCGACGATTCGATCGTGCGCGGCACGACCTCGGTCAAGATCGTGCAGATGATCCGCGAGGCCGGCGCACGCGAGGTGCATATCCGCGTCGCAAGCCCGATGATCTACCATCCCGACTTCTACGGCATCGATACGCCGGACGCCGACAAGCTGCTCGCCAACCAGCATGAGGATCTTGCCTCGATGTGCGCCTATATCGGCGCCGATTCGCTGCAGTTTCTCTCGATCGACGGGCTTTACCGCGCCGTCGGCGGCGAGCCGCGCAATGCGCAGGCACCGCAGTTCACCGACCATTATTTCACCGGCGATTATCCGACCCGCCTGCTCGACCGCGAGGGTGCCGGCAATGTCCGCAAGCTCGCCGTCATGGCGAGCAATGGCTGA
- the alr gene encoding alanine racemase, translating to MDEVFAAASNRLTIDLAALTENWRQMGRLSGSARAAAVLKADAYGLGLEPAAQTLYAAGARDFFVASAEEGVALRPLVPEGRIFVLAGLWPGNEQLFFDHGLVPVINSEEQLAFFMAALSDHGDHPCALHVDTGMNRLGLSLGEALSLADDPARPASFSPVLIMSHLACADDPAHPLNRRQLDAFRQAQQAFDGVEASLANSAGIHLGPYYHFDLTRPGIATYGGEAVNGVPNPMRPVVTAEARIIQIRDVARGETASYGGSAQFARDSRVAIVAIGYADGYHRSVSGAGVTLRQAMPSGAKGFLNGHVVPHLGRVTMDLSLFDVTDLPQADARPGDYIELFGENIALDDVARAGGTIGYELLTSLGRRYDRMYIEAE from the coding sequence ATGGACGAGGTTTTCGCGGCGGCATCCAACCGGCTGACCATCGATCTTGCGGCGCTGACCGAGAACTGGCGGCAGATGGGACGCCTGTCCGGCTCCGCCCGCGCCGCTGCCGTGCTTAAGGCGGATGCCTATGGCCTTGGCCTCGAACCGGCCGCGCAAACGCTCTACGCCGCCGGCGCGCGCGATTTCTTCGTGGCCAGCGCCGAGGAAGGGGTGGCGCTCCGCCCGCTGGTGCCCGAAGGGCGGATCTTCGTTCTGGCGGGCCTCTGGCCGGGCAATGAGCAGCTCTTCTTCGATCACGGCCTGGTGCCGGTCATCAATTCGGAAGAGCAACTCGCCTTCTTCATGGCGGCCTTGTCCGACCATGGCGACCATCCATGCGCGCTGCATGTCGACACCGGCATGAACCGGCTGGGGCTGTCGCTCGGGGAAGCACTGTCGCTGGCCGATGATCCCGCGCGCCCGGCAAGTTTCTCGCCGGTGCTGATCATGAGCCACCTCGCCTGCGCAGACGACCCGGCCCACCCGCTCAACCGCCGCCAGCTGGACGCGTTTCGGCAGGCGCAACAGGCCTTTGACGGCGTGGAGGCAAGCCTTGCCAATTCCGCCGGCATCCATCTCGGGCCCTACTATCATTTCGACCTCACCCGTCCGGGCATCGCCACCTATGGCGGCGAGGCGGTCAACGGCGTGCCCAATCCAATGCGCCCTGTGGTGACAGCCGAAGCGCGCATCATCCAGATTCGCGATGTGGCGCGCGGCGAAACGGCGAGCTATGGCGGCTCCGCCCAGTTTGCCCGTGACAGCCGGGTGGCGATCGTCGCGATCGGCTATGCGGATGGCTACCACCGCTCCGTCTCCGGCGCCGGCGTCACGCTGCGCCAGGCCATGCCGTCGGGGGCGAAAGGTTTCCTGAACGGCCATGTCGTGCCGCATCTCGGCCGGGTGACGATGGATCTCAGCCTCTTCGACGTGACCGATCTCCCCCAGGCCGATGCCCGCCCGGGCGATTACATCGAGCTCTTCGGCGAGAATATCGCGCTCGACGACGTGGCCCGCGCGGGCGGCACGATCGGCTACGAACTCCTGACCAGCCTCGGCCGGCGCTACGACCGGATGTATATCGAAGCGGAGTGA
- a CDS encoding type II toxin-antitoxin system ParD family antitoxin produces MDSIELSLEDREFVERQLKNGDYADANAVVHAALLLLSDAERTHEAWLIEVASRRDELKSGAVEPLSLEEARSLSRAHQEAARMRG; encoded by the coding sequence GTGGATTCGATAGAACTCAGCCTTGAGGATCGTGAATTTGTGGAGCGGCAGCTCAAGAATGGCGACTATGCCGATGCTAATGCGGTGGTTCATGCCGCACTACTTCTGCTAAGCGATGCGGAACGCACTCACGAAGCTTGGCTTATCGAAGTTGCGTCTCGTCGTGACGAGCTGAAGTCCGGCGCGGTCGAACCGCTTTCGCTGGAAGAGGCGCGCTCCTTGTCGCGAGCGCATCAAGAAGCGGCTCGGATGCGCGGTTAG
- a CDS encoding SDR family NAD(P)-dependent oxidoreductase, whose protein sequence is MSIDLKGRIALVTGASRGIGYFTALELARAGAQIVACARTVGGLEELDDAIKAEGGLPATLVPFDLADMGAIDRLGAAIHERWGRLDILIANAGVLGTISPIGHVEAKVFEKVMAINVTATWRLIRSVDPLLTASDAGRALILSSSAAHKCKPFWGPYSASKAAVEALARTWAGETQRLPLRILSVDPGGTRTAMRAQAMPGEDPATVPHPSEIAKALLPLVGPEQTETGKLFIVREGKIVDYRLPE, encoded by the coding sequence ATGAGCATTGATCTGAAGGGGCGCATCGCGCTCGTCACCGGCGCCTCGCGCGGCATCGGATACTTTACCGCGCTGGAGCTGGCACGGGCGGGCGCCCAAATCGTCGCCTGCGCGCGCACGGTCGGCGGGCTGGAAGAGCTCGACGACGCGATCAAGGCCGAGGGCGGCCTGCCGGCGACCCTTGTTCCCTTCGACCTCGCGGACATGGGCGCGATCGACCGGCTGGGTGCGGCCATTCACGAGCGCTGGGGCCGGCTCGACATCCTGATCGCCAATGCCGGCGTGCTGGGCACGATCTCGCCGATCGGCCATGTCGAGGCGAAGGTCTTCGAGAAGGTGATGGCCATCAATGTCACGGCCACCTGGCGGCTGATCCGCTCGGTCGATCCGCTGCTGACTGCCTCGGACGCCGGCCGGGCTTTGATCCTGTCATCCTCGGCCGCCCACAAGTGCAAGCCCTTCTGGGGCCCCTATTCCGCGTCCAAGGCGGCGGTCGAAGCTTTGGCCCGCACCTGGGCCGGCGAGACCCAGCGACTGCCGCTGCGCATCCTCTCCGTCGATCCCGGCGGCACCCGCACCGCCATGCGCGCCCAGGCCATGCCCGGCGAAGACCCCGCCACCGTGCCGCACCCCTCCGAAATCGCCAAGGCACTCCTGCCCCTGGTCGGACCCGAGCAGACCGAAACCGGCAAGCTCTTCATCGTGCGCGAGGGAAAGATCGTCGATTATCGGCTGCCGGAGTAA
- a CDS encoding type II toxin-antitoxin system ParD family antitoxin — protein MDIQLTDEDKAFIDERVRTGTYRSAAAVVEAGLRSLRELEAEQAELRALIRAGDEDLAACRYTEYESAEALAESIIARGRALGRL, from the coding sequence ATGGACATCCAGCTCACCGACGAAGACAAGGCCTTTATTGACGAGCGGGTGCGCACGGGAACCTATCGCAGTGCCGCAGCCGTGGTGGAAGCCGGTTTGCGCTCCCTGAGAGAGCTGGAAGCGGAGCAGGCAGAACTCCGCGCGCTGATCCGGGCAGGCGACGAGGATTTGGCTGCCTGTCGCTACACTGAGTATGAGAGTGCCGAAGCGCTCGCCGAATCGATCATCGCCCGCGGACGCGCCCTTGGTCGGTTATGA
- a CDS encoding CvpA family protein, with translation MPITILDGIVIGVALFSAVLAMVRGFSREVLSVASWIGAAAAAYFLYPFLLPYAKTYTSSDTVALAGSAGVIFLVALIIISFITMRIADFIIDSRIGALDRTLGFLFGAARGILLIVVAMLFFNWLVPERQPTWITEAKSKPLLDNLGMKLIAMLPEEIDTSITNRLMGRNPPGEPDATQPATPDQPPGDDTPAIEPDQPTNG, from the coding sequence ATGCCCATTACCATTCTCGACGGGATCGTCATCGGCGTCGCGCTGTTCTCGGCGGTGCTTGCCATGGTGCGCGGCTTCTCCCGCGAGGTCCTTTCCGTTGCCAGCTGGATCGGCGCAGCGGCGGCCGCCTATTTCCTCTATCCCTTCCTGCTGCCCTACGCGAAGACCTACACGAGCAGCGACACGGTGGCGCTGGCCGGCTCGGCCGGCGTGATCTTCCTCGTCGCGCTGATCATCATCTCCTTCATCACCATGCGGATTGCCGATTTCATCATCGACAGCCGCATCGGCGCGCTGGACCGCACGCTCGGCTTCCTCTTCGGCGCAGCACGCGGCATCCTGCTGATCGTCGTTGCCATGCTGTTCTTCAACTGGCTCGTTCCGGAGCGCCAGCCGACTTGGATCACCGAGGCGAAATCGAAGCCGCTGCTCGACAATCTGGGCATGAAGCTGATCGCCATGCTGCCGGAAGAGATCGACACGAGCATCACCAACCGCCTGATGGGCCGCAACCCGCCCGGTGAACCGGATGCCACGCAGCCGGCAACGCCGGACCAGCCGCCGGGCGACGATACGCCGGCGATCGAACCCGACCAGCCGACCAACGGCTGA
- the radA gene encoding DNA repair protein RadA produces the protein MAKARTTYICQNCGTVHTRWVGKCEGCGQWNTIVEEDALGGIGGGPGKVPKKGRPVALTTLDGETEDAPRVATGIAELDRATGGGFVRGSAVLIGGDPGIGKSTVLMQAAAALSRQGHKIIYVSGEEAVAQVRLRAQRLGAASSDVLLAAETNVEDILATLSEGKRPDLVIIDSIQTLWSDIVDSAPGTVTQVRTGVQAMIRFAKQTGATVVLVGHVTKEGQIAGPRVVEHMVDAVLYFEGDRGHHYRILRTVKNRFGPTDEIGVFEMSDKGLREVSNPSELFLGERNAKSPGAAVFAGMEGTRPVLVEVQALVAPTSLGTPRRAVVGWDSARLSMILAVLEAHCGVRLGQHDVYLNVAGGYRIAEPAADLAVASALVSSLAGLALPPDCVYFGEVSLSGAIRPVAHTAQRLKEAEKLGFSQAVLPALSADLPKGAAMRWGEMESLPDLVARIAGSKGALRQADDD, from the coding sequence ATGGCCAAGGCCAGAACCACCTATATCTGCCAGAACTGCGGCACCGTGCACACCCGCTGGGTGGGAAAGTGCGAGGGCTGCGGCCAGTGGAACACGATCGTCGAGGAGGATGCGCTGGGCGGCATCGGCGGCGGACCGGGCAAGGTGCCGAAAAAGGGCCGGCCGGTGGCGCTGACGACGCTTGACGGCGAAACCGAGGATGCACCGCGGGTCGCCACGGGCATCGCCGAGCTTGACCGGGCGACCGGCGGCGGCTTCGTGCGCGGCTCGGCCGTGCTGATCGGCGGCGATCCGGGCATCGGCAAGTCGACCGTCCTGATGCAGGCGGCCGCCGCTCTCTCGCGCCAGGGCCACAAGATCATCTATGTCTCGGGCGAAGAGGCCGTGGCGCAGGTGCGGCTGCGGGCGCAGCGGCTGGGCGCCGCCTCCAGCGACGTGCTGCTGGCCGCCGAGACCAATGTCGAGGATATTCTGGCAACGCTCTCGGAAGGCAAGCGGCCCGATCTCGTCATCATCGATTCCATCCAGACGCTGTGGAGCGACATCGTCGATTCGGCGCCCGGTACCGTCACACAGGTGCGCACGGGGGTGCAGGCGATGATCCGTTTCGCCAAGCAGACGGGCGCCACCGTGGTGCTGGTCGGCCATGTCACCAAGGAAGGCCAGATCGCCGGTCCCCGCGTCGTCGAGCATATGGTCGATGCCGTGCTCTATTTCGAAGGCGACCGCGGCCATCACTACCGCATCCTGCGCACGGTGAAGAACCGTTTCGGCCCGACCGACGAGATCGGCGTGTTCGAAATGAGCGACAAGGGCTTGCGCGAGGTCTCCAACCCCTCCGAGCTCTTCCTCGGCGAGCGCAACGCAAAATCCCCGGGTGCGGCCGTCTTTGCCGGCATGGAGGGCACACGGCCGGTGCTGGTGGAGGTGCAGGCGCTGGTCGCGCCCACCTCGCTCGGCACGCCGCGGCGCGCCGTCGTCGGCTGGGATTCGGCGCGGCTGTCGATGATCCTCGCCGTTCTGGAAGCCCATTGCGGCGTCAGGCTCGGCCAGCACGATGTCTATCTCAACGTGGCCGGCGGATATCGGATCGCCGAGCCGGCGGCCGATCTTGCCGTCGCCTCGGCGCTCGTTTCGTCGCTTGCCGGACTTGCCCTTCCTCCCGATTGCGTCTATTTCGGCGAAGTCAGCCTGTCGGGGGCCATCCGGCCGGTTGCGCACACGGCCCAGCGCCTGAAGGAAGCCGAGAAGCTCGGCTTTTCGCAGGCGGTCCTGCCGGCTCTGTCCGCCGATCTGCCGAAGGGCGCCGCCATGCGGTGGGGCGAGATGGAAAGCCTGCCGGATCTCGTGGCGCGCATTGCCGGCTCGAAGGGGGCATTGAGGCAGGCGGACGACGACTGA
- a CDS encoding ABC transporter ATP-binding protein/permease — MAPQKKTVYADAGNPFGTLVNLWPYMWPGDRPDLKRRVVWATVILVVAKLILLLVPYFFKWATDALNGRADMVGLLPAVMTGALMLVVAYNLARLLQAGLNQLRDALFASVGQHAVRQLAYRTFVHMHRLSLRFHLERRTGGLSRIIERGTKGIETIVRFTILNSVPTLLEFTLTAAIFWWGYGFSYLLVTAVTVAVYVWFTVRASDWRIGIRRAMNDSDTDANTKAIDSLLNFETVKYFGNEEMEAQRFDKSMARYERSATQVWTSLGWLNFGQALIFGLGTAVMMIMSALAVQRGEQTLGDFVFINAMLMQLSIPLNFIGFVYREIRQGLTDIEQMFDLLEVQAEVNDRPGARDLVVDRAAIAFKDVQFAYDPARPILKGISFEVPAGRTVAVVGPSGAGKSTLSRLLYRFYDVQGGAITIDGQDVRDVTQKTLRAVIGMVPQDTVLFNDTIAYNIRYGKPSASDEEVRAAAAVAQIDSFIGSLPGGYDAMVGERGLKLSGGEKQRVAIARTVLKSPPILVLDEATSALDTRTEQEIQAALDIVSQNRTTLIIAHRLSTVIHADEIIVLKDGGIAERGTHGELIERNGLYASMWNRQREATEVAEQLKKVQEEDDLGIVLRGPIAR; from the coding sequence ATGGCACCGCAGAAGAAGACCGTCTACGCCGACGCGGGCAATCCGTTCGGCACCCTCGTCAATCTCTGGCCCTATATGTGGCCGGGCGACCGGCCGGATTTGAAGCGGCGCGTGGTCTGGGCAACCGTGATCCTGGTCGTCGCCAAGCTGATCCTGCTGCTGGTTCCCTATTTCTTCAAATGGGCAACGGACGCGCTGAACGGCCGGGCCGACATGGTCGGCCTCTTGCCGGCGGTGATGACCGGCGCCCTGATGCTGGTTGTGGCCTATAATCTGGCGCGGCTGCTGCAGGCGGGGCTGAACCAGCTGCGCGATGCGCTCTTTGCCAGCGTTGGCCAGCATGCCGTGCGCCAGCTCGCCTATCGCACCTTCGTCCACATGCATCGCCTGTCGCTGCGCTTCCATCTGGAGCGACGCACCGGCGGCCTTTCCCGCATCATCGAGCGCGGCACGAAGGGCATCGAGACGATCGTCCGCTTCACCATCCTGAACAGCGTGCCGACGCTGCTCGAATTCACGCTCACGGCGGCGATCTTCTGGTGGGGCTATGGCTTCTCCTATCTTCTGGTCACCGCCGTGACCGTGGCCGTCTATGTCTGGTTCACCGTGCGCGCCAGTGATTGGCGCATCGGCATCCGCCGGGCCATGAACGACAGCGACACCGACGCCAACACCAAGGCGATCGATTCCCTGCTCAACTTCGAAACGGTCAAATATTTCGGTAATGAGGAGATGGAGGCCCAGCGCTTCGACAAGTCCATGGCGCGCTACGAGCGCTCCGCGACGCAGGTCTGGACCTCGCTCGGCTGGCTGAACTTCGGCCAGGCGCTGATCTTCGGCCTCGGCACTGCCGTGATGATGATCATGTCCGCACTCGCCGTTCAGCGCGGCGAACAGACGCTCGGCGATTTCGTCTTCATCAACGCCATGCTGATGCAGCTGTCGATCCCGCTCAACTTCATCGGCTTCGTCTATCGCGAAATCCGCCAGGGGCTGACCGATATCGAGCAGATGTTCGACCTTCTGGAGGTGCAGGCGGAGGTCAACGACCGGCCCGGCGCACGCGACCTCGTCGTCGATCGCGCCGCCATCGCCTTCAAGGATGTGCAGTTCGCCTATGATCCGGCCCGTCCGATCCTGAAGGGCATCAGCTTCGAGGTGCCGGCCGGGCGGACTGTCGCCGTGGTCGGGCCATCGGGCGCCGGCAAGTCGACGCTCTCGCGCCTGCTCTACCGCTTCTACGATGTGCAGGGCGGCGCGATCACCATCGACGGACAGGATGTGCGGGACGTGACGCAAAAGACCCTGCGCGCGGTCATCGGCATGGTGCCGCAGGATACGGTGCTGTTCAACGACACGATCGCCTACAACATCCGCTATGGCAAGCCGAGCGCCAGCGACGAGGAGGTGCGGGCCGCTGCCGCCGTGGCGCAGATCGACAGCTTCATCGGCTCGCTGCCGGGCGGCTACGACGCCATGGTCGGGGAGCGGGGTTTGAAACTGTCGGGCGGCGAGAAGCAGCGCGTGGCGATCGCCCGCACCGTGCTGAAGAGCCCGCCGATCCTGGTTCTCGACGAGGCGACCTCGGCGCTCGACACCCGCACCGAACAGGAGATCCAGGCGGCGCTGGACATCGTGTCGCAGAACCGGACGACGCTGATCATCGCCCACCGGCTCTCGACCGTCATTCATGCCGACGAGATCATCGTGCTCAAGGACGGCGGCATTGCCGAACGCGGCACGCATGGCGAGCTGATCGAGCGCAACGGGCTTTATGCCTCGATGTGGAACCGCCAGCGCGAAGCAACCGAGGTGGCCGAGCAACTGAAAAAGGTGCAGGAAGAGGACGATCTGGGCATCGTTCTGCGCGGACCCATCGCGCGGTAG
- a CDS encoding type II toxin-antitoxin system RelE/ParE family toxin, with protein sequence MKRRGIRLSTRASDDLTEIYRGLAIKNPPAAERLVRIFAEKIEAIAGVGLTGTAVDEADEQLRMIVVRDHRVYVRVTDSHLIVLGIRHARRLTLPAHLSAMARSEKSEDS encoded by the coding sequence ATGAAGCGTCGCGGTATCCGGCTGTCGACGCGCGCAAGCGATGATCTGACCGAAATCTACCGAGGCCTCGCAATTAAGAATCCGCCCGCCGCCGAGCGGCTTGTCCGAATCTTTGCCGAGAAGATAGAGGCGATCGCCGGCGTGGGCCTGACCGGCACCGCTGTCGATGAAGCCGACGAACAGCTTCGGATGATCGTCGTTCGCGACCATCGCGTCTATGTCCGCGTCACTGACAGCCACCTGATCGTGCTCGGCATCCGCCATGCACGACGATTGACCCTGCCGGCCCATCTGTCTGCAATGGCCCGGAGCGAGAAAAGCGAAGACAGCTGA